TCAAAAAACTGAAAGCTGCTGTCTCCAAAATTAAGGCCGTGCCCCATCTGGAAAACTGGTGGAAGGCGCATAGACCCGAGGCCGACAGACTGACCCCTGATGATCGGGAATGCCTGGTTACCCATTGTGCCGCCAGAAAAGAAAAGTTAATCGAAGAAGAATAAAGAATATGGGGCGGGCAAACCGCCCCTGGAGGTGATAAGATGATGGTTTATGACGTATTATTCAAACGCGGAGAAAATGAGGGCAAGGGAATCTGGATGAAATGTGGTATTGTCCTGCAGAAACCAAACGGCAAAATGAGCCTGAAACTTGATACTGTGCCGGTCGGTGGTGATTTTGACGGCTGGATGGTAATATCAGAGCGCAGGCAGAACAACAGCGAACAAGACAACGTGCCGGAGATCCCGCAGGGGCAGGACGTACCATTTTAGAGGAAGAGACCATGGAGCAGATACCGCTTGATGAATATATAGCAGGAGTTGAAACCCTGGTGCCGCTGGCCCAGGGTGACACCGGAGGAGCCAGGGTTGCCGCCCAGGTACTTTTATCCGCCTATAACGGAGAGGATTACCAGCTCAACATTGTTGATTTGGGACTCCTGGACGAAAAGCATTACCAGGCAGCGTTGGCTGTGATCCGGGGGAGGACAGAACTCCGGGCCGAACCTCACACCCTGATTTTTGATGGGGATAAGATATTCAAAACGTTGTGGCAGGACTGGAAGGGGTATCATGTCCAGCGACGAAGCCAGCTTTACGAGTAAAACGCGGCATGTTTTCTGTTGCTTACACCGGGCAGGGTATTCTCCTGCCCGGATAATCTGTTTCTGTTTAGGCGGCACTACTTATATTTAGGAATAAGGTAACATCTACATATCGCATTCCATGTTTCCTTGCCGTTGGATTCATTCTCAACAGTGTGATAAATATGCTTGTGTAACCATTTATTGCGCTTACACTGAATCGGCCACCGACTTTCTATTTTACCCTTCTTGATATATGTTATGATGGAAAATACTAAACAAATTATTGCATAGGAGATACATTATGAAAAAGGTAATCTTCATAGTAAGTATATTGGCAATGCTTACGGTATCAGCAATAGCACGTACTTGGTATGATGAAGATGGTAATGTAATTTCTGGTTCAATATCATCCGATGGCGTTTTCCTTACAGAGAAAGAAATTGCAGAAATTGAGGCAAAAGAAGCTGAAGCTCGAAGAAAACTGTCTGAATCCACGGTTACTACCAAGAAGACTAAAGAAAGAAATTATACCTCTCCATCTTCTGGTAATTTCACTCGATCTTATAGTTCAGTAAAGGCTTGTTATGATATAGCTGCTATGGCCCACCTGACTGCTATCAGGGATTCGTCTGTCAAAGAATCCAATTATGAGCATGGTGTGGCGACAATAGAGTTTAAAAGTGGTAGGATGGTTAACTATACTTGCCTTGACAATGTTCTCATGTTTACGGAAATACACAAATAATTACAAAATCAATGGCTATTTAAATGCGGTTTCTCGGGAGTGAGCACAATCCTGAGACAACCACCCAAAGTAGCACGATGTTATTGTAATGATTACCGGCCGTTTGAATAACCAGTGGAAATCTTATTGATTCCATCAAATTTTTATATATTAACTTACTACCGTATCAACGAACCATCACTCAAGTTGAGTCTGCATTGAATTCCTGTCAGATGCCTTACTGGAGAGAGTAACACAAACGAAGGTTTACGTTACCACCCGGCCCGGATCTCCGAGCCGGGCTTTTTTAGCTGTTATTCGGTAACGAAACTCAGTAAAGTAATCTAAGTAATGTTTTGAACCAGTTTTACGGGTTGCGTTACCATTTTGAGCAGACATCGAGGGTGCCGCCGGTCAGATCCGGACAAAAAACCTTCTCCCGGGTTGTGCCGGCAGCTGTTATGGATAAGTAAAGTTATGAGGTAACGAAATGAAAATAGGATACGCCCGAGTGAGCACCGGGGATCAAAACCCTGAGCTGCAGATCGACGCATTAGAAAAAGCAGGCTGTGAAAAAATATACACCGACAAAATCAGTGGAGCCAAAACGGACAGGCCAAACCTGAAAGATGCCCTGGGATATGTGCGGAAGGGTGATTGTCTGGTTGTCTGGCGGCTGGATCGTTTGGGCCGGAGCCTGAAACATCTGATAGAGGTTGTGGAAGGGCTGGAAGCCCAGGGAACGGGGTTTATTTCTTTGCAGGAAGGATTTGACACTACTTCCAGCGGCGGCAAGCTGGTTTTCCAGATTTTTGGAGCGCTGGCCGAATTTGAACGAAACCTGATCCGGGAGCGGACAAAGGCCGGACTGGAGGCAGCCAGGGCCAGGGGCAGGGTAGGAGGAAGAAAGGCCAAGCTGGACAGTGACCAGGTGGGCACACTCAAGGCCATGCACGAAAGCCGGAAGCATACCATCAAAGAGATATGCTCTGTTTTTGGAATCTCGAAGCCGACTTTTTACAGATATCTGGAGGCTGAGTAATGGAACTGACAGAAAAAGATGCAGCTATTGCCTATGCAAAGGCATGGAATGCACTGGATTGCAGTGATTTTCTCGAATTGCTGGCTGATGACTGCACCTACGAATCTCAATGGGTAACCAGCGCACTGGAAGGTAAGGAGGCAATCTCAAAATATCTTACCGGAAAAATGAAAACGGTAAAAACCGGGGGAGGGGCAACTGTACGTGCGGAACATGCACTTACCACTGTTCCCGCATTTTTAAGAGAGGAAGGTCGCGATTGTGTCGTGTTAACCCAATGTATTGAGAAAGAAGTACAGGTTGCCATTCTTTTCGAAGTTGCAGATGGAAAAATCTAAAGATATGATTGCTGTGCGCCGGAATTTTACCAGCCACAGGTAACTGGAGGCTGAATAAATAATTGATTTAATGGTGCTCATTTACAGTGAGCACCCATCTAGAAAATACTCAAAAAGTTTGCCCACTTTTCAAAGTGGCCGCCGGAGGCATCTGGAAGCAGTAAAAGTGGTTTTTTGTTGTGAGAAAGTTTTGCCAAAAACTTTTTTTGGAACAAAAAACCAACACGCCCCTCATCATTAAGAAAAATAGGTTCAGTCAAGTAAAAAAAGTTCCACTGAATTTGATTGAAAATCTATCCCTCGGTTGATCGATCAGGGATATTGAAACACTCTTTTTTTACTTTACTGGTTCTATTTTTTTTAATAGCCCCGCCGGGTCTTTTTCCGGCGGGAAACTTACCCCGGCCCGGAACACCTTGCCCAGATCTGACTTACCGGGCCGGGGCATAAGCGGGGCAGTATCCCGCGTCCACTGTGATTCGCGCAAGCGGACACTTACCGGTAAAACTGGCGTGAGCTTTTGCCCCTGAAACTCCATTTAATTGAAGCGGGAAGATGCAAAAGCCGTGACAGTTTTAACCGGAATCCGTGTCAGGTGTGGCCTCCGCGCTTTTGCGGTGGACACCACTTTAGGCAGGACTTGGGCTTACTCACCAAAGCCGGTACCGGACAGGCTCCCAGGTGTAGTTTCTGGGTGCGTGGCCGGAGAAAGGATCCTGGATCTGCCACGGATCGGGATCAGGTGTGGCCTCCGCACATTTTTATAGCGGGCGCAGTATTTTTTTGTGCCTGCTATAAAATATGTGCCGGTGGACACCACACTAAGCAGGTGGTGAATCTACAACCAGAGCGCACAGAGGCAGGGCTCCTGGCGTGTTGTTTTGCCAGGTGCACTGCCGAAGCTGGAAACCTTCAGGTAAGGGATCAACAAGAAGTTACGATCTTCGATCTGGCAATATTAACGTGTAAATGAGTATTGTGTTTGAATGCATAAGCAGAAAGAAGAAAACAAGAAGAGACCTCCTGTGGTAGAATTAGCTTAGGAGCTGACCGTGACAGCATAAAGCCGCACAGAATCATTAGCCACAAGGAGGTCTCTTATGAACAGTATGCATTATATTGGATTTGACATCCACAAAAAGGTTATCAGTTTCTGTGAAAAGCGGATTGATGGAACTACTGTGGATCAAGGAATGATTCGAGCCACGCGAGACAGTTTAACTGATTGGGTTGCAAAACGAGAAACCTCTTGGGTTGGTGCAATGGAAGCCACTCTGTTTACCGGGTGGATATACGATTACCTGCTACCATATGCCCAGGAACTAAAAGTTGCTCACCCTGAGATGCTCAAGGCAATAACAGCCGCCAAGAAAAAAAATGACGCGGCCGATGCGGAGAAGATCGCAGATTTGCTTCGCTGCAACCTCCTCCCTGAATGCTACATGGCCCCGGAGGAACATCGCAACCTACGTCGCATTCTCCGTTACCGGAACCTTTTAGTCAGAGAAGCGGCAAAGATGAAGACCAAGACTGCCACCCTTTTGATGGAAGTGGGAGCGGAGTATAACAAACGACGCCTTCACGGGAGTAAATATTTTCAGGAACTGCTCAGTACCCTGGAATATGTACCCGAATCGGTACTCAACCTTCT
The nucleotide sequence above comes from Desulfocapsa sulfexigens DSM 10523. Encoded proteins:
- a CDS encoding DUF7673 family protein, giving the protein MEQIPLDEYIAGVETLVPLAQGDTGGARVAAQVLLSAYNGEDYQLNIVDLGLLDEKHYQAALAVIRGRTELRAEPHTLIFDGDKIFKTLWQDWKGYHVQRRSQLYE
- a CDS encoding recombinase family protein — its product is MKIGYARVSTGDQNPELQIDALEKAGCEKIYTDKISGAKTDRPNLKDALGYVRKGDCLVVWRLDRLGRSLKHLIEVVEGLEAQGTGFISLQEGFDTTSSGGKLVFQIFGALAEFERNLIRERTKAGLEAARARGRVGGRKAKLDSDQVGTLKAMHESRKHTIKEICSVFGISKPTFYRYLEAE
- a CDS encoding nuclear transport factor 2 family protein, yielding MELTEKDAAIAYAKAWNALDCSDFLELLADDCTYESQWVTSALEGKEAISKYLTGKMKTVKTGGGATVRAEHALTTVPAFLREEGRDCVVLTQCIEKEVQVAILFEVADGKI
- a CDS encoding IS110 family RNA-guided transposase is translated as MNSMHYIGFDIHKKVISFCEKRIDGTTVDQGMIRATRDSLTDWVAKRETSWVGAMEATLFTGWIYDYLLPYAQELKVAHPEMLKAITAAKKKNDAADAEKIADLLRCNLLPECYMAPEEHRNLRRILRYRNLLVREAAKMKTKTATLLMEVGAEYNKRRLHGSKYFQELLSTLEYVPESVLNLLQMSRSSMEFFDRMQKSLISALGNNPQISQRVELLRSIRGIGEVTALTWVLEIGDVYRFGRINQAVSYCGLCSAQKESAGKEIRGPLSKKRNKHLQTVLIEAAKLAPHWNPQLAEVHERELKKGNRNRATLAVARKLVAYMLAVDKSQKKFTPKEVLDKAA